AGTGTTAGTGAGTGAAGAAAAGTGGCTTTAAAGCAGAGTTGATGCCTCCGAGTGATTCCCGGTGCTGTTGTTGCCTGTTTTTGAGCCTGCGGTGAGAGGGGTCTGGCCCTGCTTGTTTAGATGGTTTTTAAGTAGCAAAATTAATCACTGATTAGTGCTATTAATGGATAATTGTATGGCTTGTAGGTGATTTTTTTCAtcttaattttaataatttatgaCGGGCACTCGTTGCTACAGGATTATCATTTCTGGGAccttttttaggttttttggcATTGTTTGGTTTGGAAACTGCTCAGCAAGCAGCAGTGTAATGAAAACCAATGCCAGACACACACAGTCAGGGCTGTCTGTAATTGCCTGAGCTGACTGCTGCCCCTTAAAACTGAATTATCAGCAAATAATGCTTGAACTGCAAAATGTTGAAAAGGAAACTTGGTTGCCTTGGTTGGTCAGTGAACTCAGCCTTCATGTGTTAAAAGCTGAATGCTTTCATGGCCTGGCCGGCAGCCCTAAGTAATCAATCATATAGAATCCTGATTCATGTCCTCTCTTCCTGCAGCTTGAAGTTTTACACATGATTTACCTGAGAATCCTGCAGAAAATGTGTGGGATCCGAGTGGAGCATGCCTACATGGTAgggctgcctgtggcagggatgtgaaaggaaaaaaatattggaTTTACCTGTTCTTTGGGATGCTAAGGGTGCCAGAAATGTCTGTAAGGTCCAGGAGGGAGTGGACAAGCTTTTGGAGGGACACCTTGCCTTGAAAATATATACTGGGCTCCTGACAGAGGAGGTTGGACCGGTCTGGAAGGAATGTAAATattgttttttatattttatcatCTCCGCTCCTTCATTAACTGAGAGGAAAGTGAGGAGACGCTGATACCTAAATTGACCAACAGTTAATTTACCTACTGTCTCTGGTAGGCAAGAACTGATCGTTGAAAGTGAGAATAAATAGTTTTACCTCATGGCTTTTCTGGATAAACTGAAAGGGAGGAGTAGTATGTGCACAAGATAACTCTGTTCttcccaggcagtgccagcagctgccatgctgtgctgtgaggaagTAAATAAAACAGAGTTTTGATTCAGTTCCTGAGTTTGTAATGTTGCTGCTTTAGttattattgtatttttttttgtcttttccagcCAGAGTTGGCCCTTAAAATAGTGTGCTATTTACTTTGTTGACATTTTCAGCCTTTAATATCTTTTTCCTGTAGGTGGGAAGATCATCCTCAGTGTCTTAATCTATTTGGATTATTTTATGCTGTGGAAAATGCTgcataatttttgttttaagtaTTCTCTACTTATGCACTGACTCTCTTTTTACTCTTTAGATGCCCCTCAACGTTGACATCATGTACCCACAGATCCATGAAGGCTTTCTACCTGTCTGTAACTTGTATATCCACATGTAAGTAGAAGATGCTTGCCTTGTGCTTGCTGGGCAGATGCTCTGGGATGAGAGGACAAGATCTAATTTGCAGCAAATGGTTACAGGACAAGAACAGAGCCATGGTCACCAAAAATCACTGCAGCTGAGGTTGTGTTTTGTTCTCTTTGCAGGGAACGCTTGCTGCCCATGTGCCGGATCAATGACTTCCAAATTGCTGATGTTTTAAGCCCAAGTAAGCAAGTGCCTTGTAATCCTTGTGTTTCCTTCCTGGGTGCTTTTTCTCCTTGGGCATGGCCAGATGGGTGTCTGGTGTGGGGAAATGTCCTTCTGGCTGCTCTTCTGGCCCTTAAACAAGCTGCTTCTAGTGGACAGCTCTTATTCCTTATGTGGGCTGGTGCAGTCAGTAAGTCAGGGCAGCTTTGAATGCTGTCAATCTGTTGAGCTGCTGGTCTGGAGATGGGCTGTGACAGTGTAATAATAGATGGGGATGAAAATTACCCTGGAATGCTTTGGGATTTCTTATGCCTGTGCTCCACTCCTTTCAATACCCAATTGTGATTCTGCCACAACACAGACAGCTTGGAAAGTGCTGCTCTGAAGAAATCTTTCACTTCTGGATCTGTCTTGTCTAAGACATTCAAAGCTTTTGTAATCATCTTTCAGAAAGTTTGCTTGGAATAAAGACAAAGTCCCTGCAGTTCAAATTGCTGCCTTCAGTTTGGCTGATAGCTACAGAGAGGTTCTCTCTTCAGAGCTGTAGTTCAAGATTGACACTCTTTCTCTGTCTGGCTTTTCTTGGAATGGGAGGCTGGTGTGTTAACAGCCTTTTCTCCCAGGTGCCACTATTCATTTGTTAATTTACACAGAATTGCTAAGTGCTGGTAACCAGCTTGGTGCTGGTTTTGTGTAGTCTGAAGTCTTTGCAAGCTGAGTGGGGGAAGAACTAATTTGGGCTGTATTTTGTAATTTCTGTCTCCTTGAATTACACTTGGCCCAACTTTTTGGAAGCCATTGCAATGCTTTTGGAAAGCAGCTCAGTGCAATTCCTGTTTCAGAGACCAAGAGGACAGTTCGCTTCTTGAGTGGCATCCTCAACTTTGTGAACTTCAGCGAATTCCGGCGTGAGGCCTACTTGGAGCTGCAACAGAGCTATGTAAGATTAGATGCTGATTTATTTCAAACACCTATAAAAGTACAACTGATATTAACCTAGAACCAGGAGCATGAAGATTGTGCTTTAACTTCAGGTTTTTGTAACATGTTGGGATGTTAAATGTAGCCAAATAATTCAGGAAGATACTGATTATTACTTTGGGTATTActgagagggtttttttttccctccaatatactggggagaaaaataaatactacatatgtatataaattatttaaattatataatatatatttttatagaatatacattattatatatgtatatatatagtaATAATAATGCATAATGCAAAATATTATATCTAATATAGATATTTTATCTATTATCCATTATTATTTAtgtataatataaaatatagtgaatataacataatatatattgtatatattatatattttatatatatgtatgtatatatatgtacatacatatatacatatatgtgtatatatacatacatacgtgtatatatacatacatataaatCTGTATATAagtatgtacatatatatgtatatgtgtttatatatatcTTTCCCCTTGCAATAAATTATTGAATACTTCAGCCTGGTAAGTGAAGGATTGACACCTTGTACCATTTTGAGAAAAGTTGGGTTGTAGGTGGCTTCTGTTCTGAACATCTCAGTAGTTGAGATGTAGTGCAATTCATGTGAAATAACGATGAGCAAGGCTCTAATAGAAGCCCAGAGAGAAAGCACACTTctctaaaatgaaatatttaacttGCAGAAATTAGCTATGGAGAAAAAACAACACCTGGAGGCTGTGAATCGGGAGGCAACACTGAAGCTGGAGAAACTGAAGTGAGTGTGTGGAGTGAGcactgtgagatgctctgcttGCCTTTCCTGCTCAGGCCGGTTGTGTGGGGCTCAACAAGCCTGAGTGCAGAGCCCCATCCTTGGGTCATAATGACTTGGTTCAATGCTGCAGGCTTGGGGAAGAGGGGCTGGAATGTGGCtcagcagaaaaggacctgggggtgctggctgACAGCAGCTTAACAAGATCCAGCAGTGTGGCCAAGGAAATGGCACCTGGCCACATCAGCAAGTgtggccagcagcacagggcagtgtcCATCCCCCTGTGGCACTCTCTGAGTGCTGCATCCAATTCTGGGCCCTTCGCTGCAATAAGGACATTGAGTGTGTCCACAGAAGGGCAATGaagctgggaagggtttggagcacaagtctgatgagagggagctgaggggATTTATTCCCTGCtggcagagaaaaaaatcccagaaactTTTACAGTGTATAGTTGAATTGAGGGAATCCTGTATTTGTGTGTGGTGAACTAGGTTGAAACTTTTTGCTCTTACTTAGCTTTTAGTGATGTGTCTTGATCCCTTCAACAGCTGGAGGAAGCTCATCTTTAACTTAATACATGAGTAAAGTTGTCTTCCTTAGTTATTTGACATGTTTGCCACAATATCTCTTTTTCAGGCCATTTAGCCCTACTGCCTGTGTCTTTGCACCATtaagttttggttttgcttgtgGATAATAGGATGAAGAAATGGCTGGTTTCCAAGAGAGCTTTCAAAAcaaagtgttttttgtttttttttttttttttttctgacagctGCTCTTGGTGTGTGCTGGGGGTTCCCTAGCTGGGATAGGTCTGcattaatataaattatttgtaTGAGAGATAATATGCAAATTTCATAAATGAAAGTCACCACCAAAATTGGTAGGAGTGTTGTACTTTCTCATGCTTTGCTTAACATGATATTTAAACTTAGTCCTTTATGTTTTTGCCACTTCTTGCCAAAATATCTCTTTAGATTATGCTTCAACTGCAAAATCttacaagcaaagcaaaataagaTATATTCACTTGAGACTGTCTTGCACTGATTACTGAAGTTGCTGGCTGTAAACTCTGTGGAGGCAGTGATTGTTTTATCTGCTGTACTCTGACTGGCCTATAATGATGCTGAAACTGCCCAATATCTTtgtttttccctcagcacaATCCCAGCTGAGCATGAGGCAGAGATCAAGCAGCTCACAGAGAGCATtcgggagctggagcagcagctgaggcaggacTATCGTCGCAAACAAGTAGGGCCTTGTTCTGTATTTCTCTGAAAACCTGCTGTGGGTCCCTCACTTCTCTTTATTTTATTCCCTTCCATCTAACTCAGTGGATAAAAGAGACTTTTTTGACTTAAAACAATGGTAATTTTAGCAAAATGCTGTTGGGCCCCTCATTGTTTCACTGTGAGGAATGTGAAATGTGCTTTAAATCAGACTTGGGGAATACAAAAGTATAGTTGACTCTTTTTTTGAAATGCATTTCTGCAATGACTTGGGAGATGCACATCACACTTCCAAACAAGAACACAGGGATGTTCCTCtttgttttctatttcagtTCCAAAAATTGGAACTGGAGGTGGGCCATGGCAAGAAATGAGACCCAAGGGAATGCCTGGCAAAAAGAATGGGGTTAACTGCAGGGGTAACTTTTCAGCAGTGCAAACTTTCCTCTCAGGTCTCATGGATAACTTTTTTAGCTCCTttgggagaaagaaaataatctatggttaggatttttttgttttgtcaaCTCATGTCTCTGTTATTAGCATTATTAACCTTGTGTTAGACTATTTTTTGGGACTTTATGTTAaatcatttttttccctgaagaagAGAACCCCTGGCAAAGAAAGTTGTGGAGGTATAATATCTGTCAGGGTCAATAAGAATAGGGATGGCCAATTTCTTATCCCTATTCCTAGTTACCCACTGCTGGCTGCCTCCCCAGTGCTTCCAGTGGTTTTAGTGACAATATTCTCTTTTCCTGTCTTTGAAATCTTACAGATTGCAGTTTTTTCTGCTGGTTAGGACATTCCAAAGTACCCAAAAATAGGATTTCTCCTATGGACAGATCTATGATAAAAAAGGATAAGGCAGGTAGCAGCTGTAGAGATGCTTGTTGAAAGCTtggtgcttttttcttttttcagacaGCTTTGCAAGAAGAGACTTTTCAAAAGAAGGCAGATATTGCTGAGAGAAACCAAAAACTGGTGAGTACACCTCTGtgtggctgctggctgcagatCAACTGAGAAATCATCTCTCTTTCTAGGATCAGATTATCCTTGGAATGAAGTCACTAGAAATCTGGACCTCTGAGGTGCTGTGGGTTTACCTTGCATGCATAGAGTGGGCTAATGAGGCACAACAGGAGATTTGGAACTTGTTGCTGTTCTCCCAAGGTGACACAGCTGGCTCTGGAATGCTGCAGTCACTGCCTCAGTGTCCCTAGGTCAGGAGTTCTGAGGGAGAGAGCTTGTGGCAGTattccaggctggatggggcttggagcagcctggtctggtgggaggtgtccctgcccatggaagggggttggaatgagatcagcttggaggtcttttccaactcaaaccattctaggaTTAGCTAGCAGGCTTTTGGTGGAAAACACCAGTTAGCTGCTGTTCTTCTGCACCCCTTTAAGCAAATGTGGGAAGCAAAATTGGCTGTTGATTGCTTTGATTTGGGGTGTTAATGGTGTTTAGAGGAATTTATTTTTACAACTTCCTAATGAGGAATGACTACACACCAAATAACCTGTCTAGGCATAAAACCATGGCAAACCTTGCTGCACAATTCCTCTTTGTTCACCTAATCACTAATAGTGAAAATGTTTGTGTCATTACCTAGAATGAGTGCAAAGTGTCTTTGGCtgctttgaaagaagaaaaagagcagCTGAAATCCAAAATTGTGGAGAGTCCAGAAGAAGGGAAGAGTTACAATGAGATGATGAAAGAGAAGATTAAGAAattgaagaaagagaaggtgaGGTTTTCTCCTCTGTCCACACAAGGAGGTATTCTGTTAGAAAATGCATGTTTTACTGGACTGTCATCATCTAGAGCTGCTTCTTGAGTGATGGTGAAACACCAGCGGGACAGGTGTTGGTCTGAAATGAAATCACAGCCTCTGAAAATTGAAGGTTGGTGTATTTTTAATAGGctgatttttccttttgaaaagcAAGATTGCAGTCACTTGTAAAATCAGGTGTTGAACTTTTGAATCTGTTTGGCTGTTTGCTCTCCAGAGGAGACAATATTTTGTCAGCTCCCAAATATCCTTGGATTTAGAACATGTGTTTCATAATGCTTCTGTTGTTATTCAATGTTTCTGGAATCAATAGCTGTCTTCACTAATATGCTGAACACCGAGTTCCCTCCtagatttatttattcttttttaaaattataatctCCACTGATTTTTGTGGTTTGAGATTGCTCACACTTCAGTGGTTGACACTTTGCCtctgaaggttttttttttgttccaaagGTGTAAATTCAATTGCTGTAATTTTAGGTATGAAGCTTTACATAACTCTTGTTTTACCAGTGTAGAATTTCTTCACtgcacagctttttttttttttttttttcctaaaagctgATTACTGATTAATTCAGTATAAAACACTTGTATGTCACCTTTATTTCTATGCTTCCAAATAAAtgcctttcttttatttttttatgaagAGCTCATTTCACCACCTCTTAAATATTACTTCTAGTGTCTTTAAACAATGAGGGGAGGGTTCAAAGTTCAATATGCTTTAATTCTATGTAAAAGAACTCTAAAGCTGTTTATTGATagtctttttctctctttaaagCAAGAAGCTACTGAGGAATATGAACGTTATAGAGATTTAGTAGATGTTCTGCCATCATGCCAAGCGGAGTTGCAGTTATACCAAAAGAAGATGGAAATACAGGGAGAAAATGTGGAGAGACTGGCCGGTGTATTATCAGAGGTCTGTATTATCCAAATTATATCCTGTTAGGGAAAATTTGATGTCTAAGCAATGTTCCCCTCTTTCCTTTTCGCTGTAAAGAATGACATTTTGAAGTTTCCAAATTCTTTCTGAAAAATGTCAGTAAAacattgctgctgctttgctgggTGGCACTAGCTAATGTACTATGCACTAGCTATTGACCACTTTGAATAGTCAAAGGCTTTGTTGCCATAGAAACCTGACCTAAAATAGTTGGAGCTGTCTTGGGGTTGTTGGTAGGAAATGATGggaaaagaaaagtgaaatCGAGTTTCTTCTGCCTTGAGAGTGAAAACTAAGAATAAAAAATTGTTACTTAAGGAAGAGTCATGTCTTAAGTGCCTTTAAATTTATTAATATTGCTAAGCCAGTCATTCTCTGATGAAATGTTTGTCACAATACAGTCCTTTGCTGTTTGCCACTAGGTTTTGGGATAATGGAGTTGTTAGGAGCAATTGAAAAATGTTATGGAGTCTTTTTGGGTATTTGTATAGCATGTGTTCAAATGAGACTTGGCAAAAAGCTAGAGCAGAAGTCACAGTCACTTCTGAAAGCTGTCCTGGGGGAGGGGGTTTTGTCCAGTTGGATGTATTTATAATCAGAGAAAGACCAGGGAGCTGGCAATCAAATCTTCAAAAAGCAACTTGTAATCTTAGCACATTTACAGGCTATGCTGTGTTGATAATTTCCTGCCcccatttaatttatttctatttcagttatttctgtatttctgtactCTAGATCAGAAACCTGGAGGACCAACTTGAGAGTTCTCAGGTAGAGCTGAAAAAGGCCAACACGGATGAAATGTCCCTGAAGAGAGTGGTGACTGCAAAACGTGAGAAGCTGGCTACAGCTGAGATCCAGCTCCAAAAGAAGCGCGAAGATATTGAGCTGCACAAGTGCGCCGTGCTCGAGTACGGAGGGGCTGATgtttctgcctgctgctgctgctgctttatgTCTTTGTTATGTGCTGCCAAAGTCCATGGCTGCTGCAAACACACGGCTCAgcactgaggggaaaatgagcagtgtgggacagctctgtatGAGGACCAGGAAtatgctgcaggcagggatttggggtctcaaATCAATAATTGCAATGTGACTTGACAGCAGTTCTTTTATTGGAGCACTAATTTAATTTATAATGCTTATTCTTGATTCTTTTATCTTCTTAAAGAGAATGTCACATTGGGATAATTTTCCAACTTATCAGACTTCAACAAAGCCCCATTTGCCTTTCATGAATTTTTCATAATTTCCCTTGCCACTTTTGCTCATTATCAAAGATGTTCAAGACCCATGGGGAAATGGGGCTCGCATCTCAGAGGAGCATTATCCTGACATGATGCTtctaaaacaaaaggaaaagtgTCATTTGATCAAAGCCTCTCAGCCCCTCTTCCTTCCTCCCATATGCTGAAGGCAGCACCAAACTGCAGCCCTGGAAGGTGCTAGCTTCACTGTGAGCTTAGTGCTGAGCTTTTAGGgagaaaaattgatttttaaacaattttcaTCTACACAGATAGAGAGGAAAGGGAATATGGAACATTATTGGCTGTGATGGAAGGGAGCTGCTTGCACATGGATGGGAAAATCAAGTAAGATTTAGTTAGGCTTGAGGTTGGTGTGCAGAGTGGCACTTAGTGTATTGTACCAGCTAAAAGAAATGATTTGGGAGGAAAATAGGTTGGGCATTGGGAGGAATTTCTGGACAGAAAGATGATTAGAccttggaatgggctgcccagggtggTGTGGAGTCACTGCCTCTGCACGTGTTCAAGGaaagaccaagccatggtcaaAGTGACAAGGGGGTGTTCATAGgttgatctcagaggtctttccCAACTTAAATGATTCTGTGAGAAGCAGCTTTTAATTTAGCAATGAAAGCAACATAATCTTATGCTCCTTTTCATCAAAAGTTGCTGCCTATTTCTGTTTTTAATGTGTCAGGTATTTCCCTTGAGTGATAAAATTAAATGCTTTGATAAGCAAGAGGGGAAGGGAGGTAACCTTGGTTGAAGAAAAGAGTTTTTGCTGGTGAATAAAAGAAATATCCTGACTGTTCCCTTGAGGTGGAAAGGTGCATATGGGCTCCTGCTAAGTATGAGTTTCACTTCTTGTACATAAGTTGTTCTAGTTTAAAAATCACATTAATTTCTGAGAAAGTAAATTCTATTTATCATTGCTGGTTTTATGCTCATAAAATGCAAGGTTTGCTTGTGGTGGGCTTCAGTTTCAT
The genomic region above belongs to Zonotrichia albicollis isolate bZonAlb1 chromosome 8, bZonAlb1.hap1, whole genome shotgun sequence and contains:
- the NUF2 gene encoding kinetochore protein Nuf2 isoform X2, whose product is METMTFPRYSPDDIISYLRSHILEGAEARNLVKSDVFGNPKMPLNVDIMYPQIHEGFLPVCNLYIHMERLLPMCRINDFQIADVLSPKTKRTVRFLSGILNFVNFSEFRREAYLELQQSYKLAMEKKQHLEAVNREATLKLEKLNTIPAEHEAEIKQLTESIRELEQQLRQDYRRKQTALQEETFQKKADIAERNQKLNECKVSLAALKEEKEQLKSKIVESPEEGKSYNEMMKEKIKKLKKEKQEATEEYERYRDLVDVLPSCQAELQLYQKKMEIQGENVERLAGVLSEIRNLEDQLESSQVELKKANTDEMSLKRVVTAKREKLATAEIQLQKKREDIELHKCAVLEHFNKVQEKRGAVCDKVMAIRKEIKQKKDQIEQLEEKAEEKAKKAKEIHLIFKAVVDKCHESLLKAVKASAASRAEKIDEIREGLFSIQSSLNDS
- the NUF2 gene encoding kinetochore protein Nuf2 isoform X1 produces the protein METMTFPRYSPDDIISYLRSHILEGAEARNLVKSDVFGNPKLEVLHMIYLRILQKMCGIRVEHAYMMPLNVDIMYPQIHEGFLPVCNLYIHMERLLPMCRINDFQIADVLSPKTKRTVRFLSGILNFVNFSEFRREAYLELQQSYKLAMEKKQHLEAVNREATLKLEKLNTIPAEHEAEIKQLTESIRELEQQLRQDYRRKQTALQEETFQKKADIAERNQKLNECKVSLAALKEEKEQLKSKIVESPEEGKSYNEMMKEKIKKLKKEKQEATEEYERYRDLVDVLPSCQAELQLYQKKMEIQGENVERLAGVLSEIRNLEDQLESSQVELKKANTDEMSLKRVVTAKREKLATAEIQLQKKREDIELHKCAVLEHFNKVQEKRGAVCDKVMAIRKEIKQKKDQIEQLEEKAEEKAKKAKEIHLIFKAVVDKCHESLLKAVKASAASRAEKIDEIREGLFSIQSSLNDS